One part of the Microlunatus elymi genome encodes these proteins:
- a CDS encoding LacI family DNA-binding transcriptional regulator — translation MTAPGERSDRIDGAIYHAPMTVDRVSDVTGGVAQPLARQRPRLKDVAVATGLSIKTVSRALRGESNVAESTRQLVQTEADRLGVQLNDVAAGLRRKTQAMTSIGVMLGDFANPFFAPMLKGIDAVAAEHGYLVLTADAQNDGDIERRAIRSFLAHRVAGLIIAPSGDDLSYLANEVAYGSAVVFVDSPPLGLEGATDSVTTTNFASTKLGVEHLIQRGHRRIGYLGHPRGGSGANGRWSGYRAALREAGMKVDRSLVRHGLYTESDATAAADRIMRAEPDAVVVDNNRLCTGLLQSRLFAEHRPEVLGFDRFSLAAEFGITVIDSNPYEVGRAGARLLFERLADPFRPPRHIEVPATLTVNDRAIY, via the coding sequence GTGACCGCTCCCGGCGAGCGCTCCGATCGGATCGACGGCGCCATTTACCATGCCCCCATGACCGTCGACCGCGTATCGGATGTGACAGGCGGCGTCGCACAACCGTTGGCTCGTCAACGGCCACGTTTGAAGGATGTCGCTGTCGCAACCGGGCTGAGCATCAAGACCGTGTCGCGTGCGTTGCGCGGAGAATCCAACGTGGCGGAGTCGACTCGCCAGTTGGTGCAGACAGAGGCCGACCGCCTTGGCGTCCAGCTCAACGACGTCGCCGCCGGGCTTCGCAGGAAGACGCAAGCGATGACATCGATCGGCGTGATGCTCGGTGACTTTGCCAACCCGTTCTTTGCACCGATGCTGAAGGGCATCGACGCCGTCGCTGCCGAACACGGTTACCTGGTCCTGACCGCCGACGCTCAGAACGACGGGGACATCGAGCGACGCGCCATCCGCTCATTCCTTGCACACCGCGTTGCCGGCCTGATCATCGCGCCGAGCGGCGACGATCTCAGCTACCTGGCCAACGAGGTCGCCTACGGCTCGGCGGTTGTGTTCGTGGATTCTCCACCGCTCGGACTGGAGGGCGCGACAGACTCGGTCACCACCACGAACTTTGCAAGCACCAAACTGGGAGTCGAACACTTGATCCAGCGCGGCCATCGCAGGATCGGTTACCTCGGCCATCCCCGCGGCGGCAGCGGCGCCAACGGCCGATGGTCCGGCTACCGCGCGGCACTGCGCGAGGCTGGCATGAAAGTCGACCGATCACTCGTCAGACACGGCCTGTACACCGAGTCGGACGCGACCGCAGCGGCCGATCGAATCATGCGTGCCGAGCCCGATGCCGTCGTGGTGGACAACAACCGGTTGTGCACCGGCCTGCTGCAATCCCGGCTCTTCGCGGAGCACCGGCCCGAAGTGCTGGGTTTCGACCGGTTTTCGCTCGCCGCCGAGTTCGGCATCACAGTGATCGACAGCAACCCGTACGAGGTCGGCCGTGCCGGCGCGCGGTTGTTGTTCGAACGTCTGGCCGACCCCTTCCGACCGCCGCGGCACATCGAAGTCCCGGCGACCCTGACCGTCAACGACCGGGCCATCTATTAG
- the mobF gene encoding MobF family relaxase, whose product MTIHVLHAGDGYLYLLRSVARHDDHHAGDRSLAEYYTATGQPPGRWSGSLAAQLEFDGVVTEEQMRALFGEGLHPNAGAIRQALIAAGATAEEADAAVRLGRRFPAYGTGPLRSKIAQFYREQERRLGRLLTDDEKLEIRQSVVAEEFVRRTGRRPIDPIELADLDAPTARHAVAGYDLVFTPVKSVSVLWGLGSARTRREIYEAHRAAVADCLDWLERNAAYTRAGSQGQAQIDTTGVIAAVFDHWDSRAGDPDLHTHVAVSNKVVGSDGKWRSLDGRALFAAAVSLSERYNTRIEDELRQRLGVQFEERDDLGADRRPVREIVGIPADLIGQFSKRRQNIEQQYRSLLADYRAAHGREPTDPARLQLYQQATLSERPDKQLGRSLQQMVQTWIVEARPLLGVDDIAAHLEQAALRRGAPSPQAALPEIADEVVRVLSATRSTWNVHHIRAEAHRQSRSIATPDRDALVEQIVNTVTDPTRAIRIDTPRLVEEPVPLQRRDGESVFIEHASTRFTTTEILDAEERILAAARRGHAQRIDVGAVQKSITHSAAAGRELNAGQQRLVRAFCLSGKAVQLGLAPAGAGKTTALRAVANAWTSTGHLVLALAPSAAAADVLAHELGVQTDTVAKFDHDQDEIPYRAMILVDEAGMTGTLMLDRLVQRARDAGAVVRLVGDDRQLGAVEAGGVIRQLAYDVGAIRMEQVVRFADPADAQATLLVREGQVAALDFYLSRQRVTAGATETIPDAAYQGWLADVRAGRDSLLLAPSSTEVSALNARARADLVLAGRVAVDGVALRDGNVAGVGDHVATRRNERLLTVHGGRDWVKNGDSWLVERVLEDGALTVAHRRHRGRVTLSAEYVHAHVELDYARTIRRSQGLTVDRAHLIVDPTMVREDLYVGLSRARQSTQLYVEVLSDRGPDHQPDVAGSAAEVLQSIIRRTGSELSALQTIREAIASTDDLHRTALEYEHALGMQTGDRYRESAERIRPGLTGDPAWPSVVHRLHVAEANGWDAETALRTAERMRDWTDARSDAQIMAHRLDVLIGHHDHEARDAPVPSWLAASSPRGLQAPWDEYLPRRYGEMADRITTLVAGAEATAPSWLGEIGHGKARGTALREVVAYRAVWNVNTNDPLGAEPRQQTQQHSAWTSASRAVRASHNAEQPSGTERLQAALALEPAPLDVDAMAAECRGSTRHI is encoded by the coding sequence ATGACCATTCACGTGCTTCACGCGGGCGACGGGTACCTCTACCTGCTGCGCTCGGTAGCGCGTCACGATGATCATCATGCTGGAGATCGCTCGCTGGCCGAGTACTACACGGCGACCGGGCAGCCGCCCGGGCGCTGGTCGGGGTCTCTCGCTGCGCAACTCGAATTTGACGGTGTCGTAACTGAGGAACAGATGCGGGCGCTCTTCGGTGAGGGGCTGCACCCGAACGCGGGCGCCATCCGGCAAGCCCTGATTGCTGCCGGAGCAACCGCCGAAGAAGCCGACGCGGCCGTGCGGCTCGGGCGTCGGTTTCCGGCGTACGGCACCGGGCCGTTGCGTTCCAAGATCGCGCAGTTCTATCGCGAGCAGGAGCGCCGGCTCGGGCGGCTGCTGACCGACGACGAGAAGCTGGAGATCCGGCAGAGTGTCGTCGCTGAGGAGTTCGTCCGACGTACCGGACGGAGACCGATCGACCCGATTGAGCTGGCTGACTTGGACGCGCCAACTGCTCGTCACGCGGTGGCCGGGTACGACCTGGTGTTCACGCCGGTCAAGTCCGTCTCGGTGCTGTGGGGTCTGGGGTCGGCGCGTACCCGACGGGAGATCTACGAGGCACATCGTGCGGCGGTTGCCGACTGTCTGGACTGGCTCGAACGCAACGCCGCTTACACGCGAGCCGGCAGCCAGGGACAGGCACAGATCGACACCACTGGTGTGATCGCGGCAGTTTTCGATCACTGGGATTCGCGCGCCGGCGACCCTGATTTGCACACCCACGTTGCGGTGTCCAACAAGGTGGTGGGCAGCGACGGCAAGTGGCGTTCGCTCGACGGTCGGGCTCTGTTTGCCGCGGCGGTGTCGCTGTCCGAGCGTTACAACACCCGCATCGAGGACGAGCTTCGGCAACGGCTCGGCGTCCAGTTTGAAGAGCGTGATGATCTTGGTGCCGATCGTCGGCCAGTACGAGAAATCGTCGGGATCCCGGCTGATCTGATTGGGCAGTTCTCCAAGCGTCGACAGAACATCGAGCAGCAGTATCGGTCCTTGCTTGCTGACTATCGAGCTGCGCACGGACGCGAACCGACGGATCCGGCCAGGCTCCAGCTTTATCAGCAGGCGACACTCTCCGAGCGACCGGACAAACAACTCGGACGATCGCTGCAGCAGATGGTTCAGACTTGGATCGTCGAGGCCAGACCGCTTCTCGGAGTTGACGACATTGCTGCCCATCTTGAGCAGGCGGCCTTGCGTCGCGGAGCTCCCTCCCCACAAGCAGCTTTGCCGGAAATCGCTGATGAGGTTGTTCGCGTTTTGTCAGCCACCCGGTCGACCTGGAACGTGCACCACATCCGGGCCGAGGCGCACCGCCAATCGCGCTCCATCGCAACGCCAGATCGCGACGCATTGGTTGAGCAGATCGTCAACACCGTCACCGATCCGACGCGCGCTATTCGCATCGACACTCCTCGCCTTGTTGAAGAACCGGTACCGCTTCAGCGGCGCGACGGCGAGTCCGTGTTCATCGAGCACGCGTCCACGCGATTCACCACCACCGAGATCCTCGACGCCGAGGAACGGATCTTGGCCGCGGCGCGCCGGGGCCACGCGCAGCGGATCGATGTCGGCGCCGTACAGAAGTCGATCACCCATTCCGCCGCAGCGGGTCGCGAGCTGAATGCCGGTCAGCAACGACTGGTGAGGGCGTTCTGTCTGTCCGGGAAAGCGGTTCAGCTCGGGCTCGCGCCTGCTGGAGCCGGCAAAACGACGGCGTTGCGTGCGGTGGCGAACGCCTGGACCAGCACCGGGCACCTGGTGCTCGCGCTGGCGCCATCGGCAGCCGCGGCCGACGTCCTCGCTCACGAACTCGGCGTGCAGACCGACACGGTCGCCAAGTTTGATCATGATCAAGACGAGATCCCGTACCGGGCGATGATCTTGGTCGACGAGGCCGGAATGACGGGGACGCTGATGTTGGATCGGCTCGTCCAGCGGGCTCGTGACGCCGGTGCCGTCGTACGACTTGTCGGAGACGATCGCCAGCTCGGTGCCGTCGAGGCCGGGGGAGTGATCCGTCAACTCGCCTACGACGTCGGCGCCATTCGGATGGAGCAGGTCGTCCGATTCGCCGACCCGGCCGATGCGCAGGCGACGTTGCTGGTCCGCGAAGGACAAGTGGCAGCCCTCGACTTCTATCTGAGTCGTCAGCGGGTGACCGCCGGCGCGACGGAGACGATTCCCGACGCTGCCTACCAAGGCTGGCTTGCTGACGTTCGAGCCGGGCGCGACAGCCTGCTGCTCGCGCCATCGAGCACAGAGGTGTCGGCGCTGAACGCACGTGCTCGTGCAGATCTTGTGCTTGCCGGCCGAGTGGCAGTCGACGGAGTCGCGCTTCGGGACGGCAACGTCGCGGGTGTCGGCGATCACGTCGCCACCCGGCGCAACGAGCGACTGCTCACGGTGCACGGCGGTCGGGACTGGGTCAAGAACGGTGACTCGTGGTTGGTCGAGCGCGTACTCGAGGACGGCGCGCTCACCGTCGCGCATCGGCGACACCGTGGTCGGGTGACGCTGTCTGCCGAGTATGTTCACGCGCACGTTGAGCTCGACTACGCCCGGACTATCCGTCGCTCGCAGGGTCTGACCGTCGACCGCGCCCACTTGATTGTTGATCCGACGATGGTGCGGGAGGATCTGTACGTCGGTCTGAGCCGAGCACGACAGTCGACCCAGCTGTACGTCGAAGTGCTGTCCGATCGGGGCCCCGACCATCAGCCCGATGTCGCCGGCAGTGCCGCCGAGGTCCTGCAGTCGATCATCCGCCGGACCGGGTCCGAGTTGTCCGCTCTGCAAACGATCCGCGAGGCGATCGCCAGCACTGATGATCTTCATCGGACGGCCCTCGAGTACGAGCACGCGCTCGGCATGCAGACCGGTGATCGTTACCGCGAGTCTGCCGAGCGGATCCGTCCCGGGCTCACTGGCGACCCGGCCTGGCCGAGCGTCGTACATCGACTCCACGTTGCAGAGGCGAACGGCTGGGACGCCGAGACGGCCCTGCGCACGGCCGAACGAATGCGCGACTGGACCGATGCCCGTTCCGATGCCCAGATCATGGCGCACCGACTGGACGTACTCATCGGTCACCATGATCACGAAGCGCGCGACGCCCCCGTGCCGAGCTGGTTGGCGGCATCATCACCCCGTGGGTTGCAAGCGCCGTGGGACGAGTATCTGCCCCGGAGATATGGGGAGATGGCGGACCGCATCACGACTCTGGTCGCCGGCGCCGAAGCTACTGCTCCCAGCTGGCTCGGTGAGATCGGCCACGGAAAAGCTCGCGGTACGGCGCTGCGGGAGGTTGTCGCGTACCGGGCAGTGTGGAACGTCAACACAAACGATCCGCTCGGCGCGGAGCCGCGGCAGCAAACCCAACAGCACTCCGCGTGGACCTCCGCATCGCGTGCCGTCCGCGCAAGTCACAACGCCGAACAGCCGAGCGGAACCGAACGGCTGCAGGCCGCCCTCGCACTCGAGCCTGCCCCTCTCGACGTCGACGCGATGGCCGCCGAATGTCGCGGATCGACCCGACACATCTAG
- a CDS encoding carbohydrate ABC transporter permease has translation MLYPLASSLYHAFTKWDGLSPAKWDGLNNFRYMFFQDPTFWPSLRATAYFVLLSVPSGMIFGLALAVLLNRALTGVRIFRTIFYLPVVLPSIAVLTLWKYIYDPLYGLANEVLTRLGLPTSQWLQSPDMAMPSIVIVGIWGVGGSMIIFLAGLQNVPVELYEAARTDGAGPVRTFFSITLPMITPILLLQLILGLVLAFQAFNQIQVLTNGGPGTSTLLFMYKIYNDAFGSYPNLGLATAEAWILFVVIMIITGVALKTSSMWVFEENQ, from the coding sequence ATGTTGTACCCGCTGGCAAGCTCGCTGTATCACGCATTCACCAAGTGGGACGGGCTGAGCCCGGCGAAGTGGGACGGGCTGAACAACTTCCGCTACATGTTCTTCCAGGATCCGACGTTCTGGCCGTCTCTACGCGCGACCGCGTACTTTGTCCTGCTGAGCGTGCCGTCCGGGATGATCTTCGGGCTTGCCCTTGCCGTGTTGCTCAATCGGGCACTGACAGGAGTTCGGATCTTCAGAACGATCTTCTACCTGCCCGTGGTCTTGCCCTCGATCGCCGTACTGACCCTGTGGAAGTACATCTACGACCCGCTGTACGGACTGGCGAACGAGGTGTTGACGAGGCTCGGGTTGCCGACGAGTCAATGGCTGCAGAGTCCGGACATGGCGATGCCTTCGATCGTCATCGTCGGGATCTGGGGTGTCGGTGGATCGATGATCATCTTTCTGGCGGGCTTGCAGAACGTGCCGGTAGAGCTGTACGAGGCCGCCCGAACCGACGGTGCCGGTCCGGTGCGGACCTTCTTCTCGATCACGCTACCGATGATCACGCCGATCCTGCTGTTGCAGCTGATTCTGGGGTTGGTGCTCGCGTTCCAGGCCTTCAATCAGATCCAGGTGTTGACCAACGGGGGCCCCGGCACCTCGACGTTGCTGTTCATGTACAAGATCTACAACGATGCCTTCGGCAGTTATCCCAATCTCGGATTGGCAACTGCTGAAGCGTGGATTCTGTTCGTGGTGATCATGATCATCACCGGGGTCGCGCTGAAGACCTCGTCAATGTGGGTGTTTGAGGAGAACCAGTGA
- a CDS encoding carbohydrate ABC transporter permease, which yields MPVLWMISIALKPDSDILQLPPQFLPRTFQWSNFVNGPKEVNFYHLLGNTIVITVLSVFGAVTSSMLAGYAIARINFRGRSFWFYLFTFSIFVPGIVTLIPIQRLFFSLHLVDTWFPLFVPAFLGNPVFIFLARQYFMSVPRSIDESAMIDGAGHWKIFTRLMIPLTKPLWITMTIMSFQAVWNDFLNPLVYLNSTQKYTLSLGMASFMGNLNQGSPEYNYYMASNLLYMLPPLLLFFFAQRYFMMGLGSLAITNK from the coding sequence GTGCCGGTGCTGTGGATGATTTCGATTGCGCTCAAGCCCGACAGCGACATCCTCCAGTTGCCGCCGCAGTTCCTACCGAGGACGTTCCAGTGGTCGAACTTTGTCAACGGACCCAAAGAGGTCAACTTCTACCATCTGCTGGGCAACACGATCGTGATCACGGTCCTGTCGGTCTTCGGTGCAGTGACCAGCTCCATGCTCGCCGGTTATGCGATTGCTCGCATTAACTTCCGCGGGCGCAGCTTCTGGTTCTACCTGTTCACGTTCTCGATCTTCGTACCGGGAATCGTGACCTTGATCCCCATCCAGCGGTTGTTCTTCTCGCTGCATCTGGTCGACACCTGGTTTCCACTGTTCGTGCCGGCGTTCCTCGGCAACCCCGTGTTCATCTTCCTGGCCCGTCAGTACTTCATGTCGGTACCGCGTTCGATCGACGAGTCCGCCATGATCGACGGTGCCGGGCACTGGAAGATCTTCACCCGGCTGATGATCCCACTGACCAAGCCGCTCTGGATCACGATGACCATCATGTCGTTCCAGGCCGTCTGGAATGACTTCCTGAACCCACTCGTCTACCTGAACAGCACCCAGAAGTACACGCTGTCGCTGGGGATGGCGAGCTTCATGGGCAACCTGAACCAAGGGTCGCCCGAATACAACTACTACATGGCATCGAACCTGTTGTACATGCTGCCGCCGCTGCTGCTGTTCTTCTTCGCTCAGCGCTACTTCATGATGGGCCTCGGCTCGCTCGCCATCACCAACAAATAG
- a CDS encoding SDR family NAD(P)-dependent oxidoreductase has product MSLRGTVTVVTGGSTGIGRAVVEKLAVQGGAVVYCTHDQATLDAEADARWETVFGTVADVRSAHDMSRVMDEAVRRYGGLDGLVCCAGIQTYGTVEDTTEADWHYVLDTNLTGMFLAAKYAVPRLRERGGGAIVTISSVQGLTPAERVLGYSVSKAGIDALTRSMAVDHAVDRIRVNSVAPGPVDTPLVRAAGTPPTRPNPHPGQVPPGSPRARMASADEIADVVLFLLDGTSSYLTGATIRADGGMHVNQSDVLLVQP; this is encoded by the coding sequence ATGAGTCTGCGAGGCACGGTCACCGTCGTCACCGGGGGATCAACCGGAATCGGTCGCGCGGTCGTCGAGAAGCTCGCCGTGCAGGGCGGGGCCGTCGTCTACTGCACCCACGACCAAGCCACCCTCGACGCAGAGGCCGACGCACGGTGGGAAACAGTCTTTGGCACCGTCGCCGACGTGCGATCTGCGCACGACATGTCCCGAGTGATGGACGAAGCAGTACGCCGGTACGGCGGACTGGACGGGCTAGTGTGTTGCGCTGGGATCCAGACCTACGGCACGGTCGAGGACACCACCGAGGCCGATTGGCATTACGTCCTCGACACCAACCTCACCGGGATGTTCCTGGCCGCCAAGTACGCCGTGCCGCGCCTCCGTGAACGTGGGGGAGGGGCGATCGTCACCATCTCCTCGGTGCAAGGTCTGACCCCAGCGGAGCGGGTCCTCGGTTACTCGGTCAGCAAGGCCGGCATCGATGCCCTGACCCGCTCGATGGCCGTCGACCACGCGGTCGACCGCATTCGCGTGAACTCTGTTGCCCCCGGGCCGGTTGACACGCCATTGGTCCGGGCGGCCGGGACACCTCCGACGCGCCCCAATCCGCACCCTGGACAAGTGCCTCCTGGTTCACCCCGAGCCCGAATGGCCTCCGCGGACGAAATCGCCGACGTCGTGCTTTTCCTGCTCGACGGCACATCGTCGTACCTGACGGGTGCCACCATCCGGGCCGACGGGGGCATGCACGTCAACCAGAGCGATGTACTGCTGGTCCAACCGTGA
- a CDS encoding mannonate dehydratase, whose protein sequence is MTLSIKIADALPPTPSPMWDLCKQMGITDAVCSVPEGPDQPPPWDFDHLFRLNQRFADAGLRWSVIESAPAAIQEPIKLGLPERDRHIDQFNQLLENMGRLGIEVICHNWMAGLSWMRTSFALRGRGGALVTGYDHSALANAPLTRWGEISESQLWENMHYFLEAVVPVAEQNGVRLAVHPDDPPISPIRGIARILTSPEAMKRVIDLVPSPNNGVTLCQGTVSSMGVDIPSAIKLLGSTGRVFFVHFRDVRGGPERFTETFQDDGQTDMAAAIRAYEEVGFDGYLRVDHVPTMASEDNDSPGYETLGRLFAVGYVRGLIDATNHGALT, encoded by the coding sequence ATGACTCTTTCCATCAAGATCGCCGATGCGTTGCCGCCGACGCCGTCTCCAATGTGGGACCTCTGCAAGCAGATGGGCATCACCGACGCTGTTTGCAGCGTTCCGGAAGGCCCCGATCAGCCGCCGCCGTGGGACTTCGACCATCTCTTCCGGCTCAATCAGCGGTTCGCCGACGCAGGTCTGCGCTGGTCGGTGATCGAGTCCGCGCCGGCCGCGATCCAGGAGCCGATCAAGCTCGGTCTACCGGAACGTGACCGGCACATCGACCAGTTCAACCAGTTGCTGGAGAACATGGGCCGGCTGGGGATCGAGGTCATCTGCCACAACTGGATGGCAGGTCTGAGCTGGATGCGCACGTCGTTTGCATTGCGCGGGCGTGGCGGCGCGCTGGTCACCGGTTACGACCACTCCGCACTGGCGAATGCGCCGCTGACTCGATGGGGCGAGATCTCGGAGAGCCAACTGTGGGAGAACATGCACTACTTCCTCGAGGCCGTAGTTCCGGTCGCCGAGCAGAACGGGGTCCGACTCGCCGTACATCCCGACGACCCGCCCATCTCACCCATCCGTGGCATCGCGCGTATCCTCACCAGCCCGGAGGCGATGAAGCGGGTGATCGATCTGGTGCCGAGCCCGAACAACGGCGTGACCCTCTGCCAGGGCACGGTCTCGTCGATGGGGGTGGATATCCCGTCGGCGATCAAGCTCCTCGGCAGTACCGGACGAGTGTTCTTCGTCCACTTCCGAGACGTCCGCGGCGGACCAGAACGGTTCACCGAGACGTTCCAGGACGACGGTCAGACCGACATGGCCGCAGCCATCCGAGCGTACGAGGAGGTCGGCTTCGACGGTTATCTGCGGGTCGACCACGTACCGACGATGGCGTCGGAGGACAACGACTCGCCGGGCTATGAGACGCTCGGCAGGCTGTTCGCTGTCGGGTACGTCCGCGGGCTCATCGACGCTACCAACCACGGAGCACTGACATGA
- a CDS encoding SGNH/GDSL hydrolase family protein has protein sequence MTISLQTGTRVMFTGDSITDCRRLETDNPLGYGYPLRVAGQWGLAHPDRQPIWLNSGISGNKVADLQARWHSDVVDARPNVVSVMVGINDCASRYFADSSPVPESVYRSGFSALLDPLAEAGVKLILIEPFLLPVNDDQRHWRADLDPKIQVVRDLAGQYSAQLIATDGMFAELAAVTGPQYWAPDGVHPTAAGHQAIAEAWLQVVE, from the coding sequence ATGACGATCTCGCTGCAGACCGGCACCAGAGTGATGTTCACCGGCGACTCGATCACCGACTGCAGGCGGTTGGAGACCGACAATCCGTTGGGGTACGGGTATCCCCTGCGTGTGGCCGGCCAATGGGGGCTCGCGCATCCAGACAGGCAGCCAATCTGGTTGAACAGCGGCATCTCTGGCAACAAGGTTGCCGACCTCCAGGCGCGTTGGCACAGCGACGTCGTCGACGCCAGACCGAACGTCGTGTCGGTCATGGTCGGCATCAACGACTGCGCGTCGCGGTACTTCGCCGATTCAAGCCCAGTACCAGAGAGCGTCTACCGCTCCGGTTTTTCAGCTCTGCTGGATCCACTTGCCGAAGCAGGAGTAAAGTTGATCTTGATCGAGCCCTTCCTGCTACCCGTGAACGACGACCAGCGCCACTGGCGAGCGGACCTTGATCCAAAGATCCAGGTGGTCCGCGATCTTGCCGGGCAGTACAGCGCCCAGCTGATCGCGACCGACGGCATGTTCGCCGAGCTTGCCGCAGTCACCGGTCCCCAGTACTGGGCACCCGACGGCGTACATCCCACAGCGGCCGGTCATCAAGCCATCGCGGAAGCGTGGCTCCAGGTAGTCGAGTGA
- a CDS encoding ABC transporter substrate-binding protein encodes MKSPSTIKRLLACAAASVLTVTALTSCSGFSGGNGSSDSNDNSSASAKTVSLMTWASPKDRKLYQDSLDKLTEKTGIKVNLVYVGAAAQYYQKINSMVLSNTLPDIFWCSNLNASFQPLAASGKLYDWTPYVNGTASGAKSAELDKSKFGPGYLDLYQVDGKQYGVPNEANTYGVFYNADMFKKAGLSLPTADWTWDDLFKDMKALTKKNGGKVTQYGMQTGWGDLYDPVGASIYSLSNGGNGLASEHLWKGVTKFTDDPQVAAGLKRWNQAIANGSVTGPEFTGQSTWSAFANGKVPMAWGGQWNAVAVFNTKTDMNWGYAPIPRGSSEQFAPVESNAFCSPSKLKNSDATWKVISYMLTDVFNDAYAQDPVAPIAYLPGTTGYFENLKTHGAIGNGIVTTVQQELKNPNKVGTGFLDPWAGKAGNLNTSLWNPMLEGKKPVDPTLKDYVDQVNKLIAAQ; translated from the coding sequence ATGAAGTCACCATCGACCATTAAGCGCCTCCTGGCCTGCGCAGCCGCGTCCGTGCTCACCGTCACCGCCCTGACCTCATGCAGCGGCTTCAGCGGAGGCAACGGCAGCAGCGACAGCAACGACAACAGCTCCGCGAGCGCCAAGACCGTCTCCCTGATGACATGGGCAAGCCCGAAGGACCGCAAGCTCTATCAGGACTCGCTCGACAAGCTCACCGAAAAGACTGGGATCAAGGTCAACCTGGTCTACGTGGGCGCCGCCGCCCAGTACTACCAGAAGATCAACTCCATGGTGCTGTCCAACACCCTGCCGGACATCTTCTGGTGCTCGAACCTGAATGCCAGTTTCCAACCGCTTGCCGCAAGCGGAAAGCTGTACGACTGGACCCCGTACGTCAACGGCACAGCCAGTGGGGCCAAGAGTGCGGAGCTGGACAAGAGCAAGTTCGGGCCGGGCTACCTCGACCTCTACCAAGTCGACGGCAAGCAGTACGGGGTCCCCAACGAGGCGAACACCTACGGTGTCTTCTACAACGCAGACATGTTTAAGAAGGCCGGCCTCTCGCTGCCGACAGCGGACTGGACCTGGGATGACCTCTTCAAGGACATGAAGGCTCTCACTAAGAAGAATGGCGGCAAGGTCACCCAGTACGGCATGCAGACCGGCTGGGGGGATCTCTACGATCCGGTCGGCGCGTCGATCTACTCCCTCAGCAACGGCGGCAACGGGCTGGCCAGCGAGCATCTCTGGAAAGGGGTCACGAAGTTCACCGACGATCCGCAAGTCGCGGCCGGGCTGAAGCGGTGGAACCAAGCGATTGCCAACGGTTCGGTGACCGGACCCGAATTCACCGGCCAAAGCACCTGGTCTGCGTTCGCCAACGGCAAGGTGCCGATGGCTTGGGGTGGGCAATGGAACGCCGTCGCGGTGTTCAACACCAAGACCGACATGAACTGGGGATACGCGCCCATTCCGCGCGGCTCCTCGGAGCAGTTCGCTCCAGTCGAATCCAACGCGTTCTGCTCGCCGTCGAAGCTCAAGAACTCGGATGCGACCTGGAAGGTCATCTCGTACATGCTCACCGATGTCTTCAACGACGCCTACGCCCAAGACCCGGTCGCTCCCATCGCGTACCTCCCGGGGACGACGGGATACTTCGAGAACCTCAAGACGCACGGCGCCATCGGCAACGGCATTGTTACCACGGTCCAGCAGGAGCTGAAGAATCCCAACAAGGTCGGCACCGGATTCCTAGACCCCTGGGCCGGCAAGGCGGGCAACCTGAACACGAGCCTCTGGAATCCCATGCTCGAAGGAAAGAAGCCGGTTGACCCGACTCTGAAGGATTACGTCGATCAGGTCAACAAACTGATCGCCGCGCAATGA
- a CDS encoding RraA family protein, translated as MTASTRSEPRTLDITDLERIARFRRAGYGGNVSDALWRCGITDTVLSEAFRPLRQHMLLVGRALPVKLHSLADQGLTPEEAAAQKAAWETKGGHPQKQMMRTVDQRPDGTVLCFDTGRDTQPAHFGEMSCQLAYAHGCRGMLLAGNCRDTEYVLRMPDFPVFSFGTRPNAFGGWTITDVNRPIYLPGHLTHYVRVTAQDFIFADNDGVQLIPGPYVDEVLLQVEDTFAKENAQREQIASGMPIDEVYREFGVL; from the coding sequence ATGACCGCCAGCACCCGAAGCGAGCCGCGTACCCTCGACATCACTGACCTGGAACGCATCGCACGATTCCGCCGAGCCGGCTATGGAGGCAACGTCTCCGACGCTCTCTGGCGCTGCGGCATCACCGACACCGTTCTCTCCGAAGCCTTCCGACCGCTGCGGCAGCACATGCTGCTGGTGGGCAGAGCCTTGCCCGTCAAGCTGCACTCGCTCGCAGACCAGGGACTCACCCCCGAGGAAGCTGCAGCCCAAAAGGCGGCTTGGGAAACGAAGGGCGGACATCCACAGAAGCAAATGATGCGTACGGTCGATCAGCGTCCGGATGGCACCGTGCTGTGCTTCGACACTGGACGTGACACCCAGCCGGCGCATTTCGGTGAGATGAGCTGCCAGCTCGCATATGCCCATGGATGCCGCGGCATGCTACTGGCCGGAAACTGCCGCGACACCGAGTACGTCTTGCGCATGCCGGACTTCCCGGTGTTCAGCTTCGGTACCCGACCCAACGCGTTCGGCGGCTGGACGATCACCGACGTGAACAGGCCGATCTATCTTCCCGGACATCTCACCCACTACGTCCGGGTCACCGCGCAAGACTTCATCTTCGCCGACAACGATGGCGTCCAACTGATCCCCGGTCCCTACGTCGACGAGGTGCTGCTCCAGGTCGAGGACACCTTCGCCAAGGAGAATGCGCAGCGCGAGCAGATTGCCAGCGGGATGCCCATCGACGAGGTCTACCGCGAGTTCGGCGTGCTATGA